One Glycine soja cultivar W05 chromosome 2, ASM419377v2, whole genome shotgun sequence genomic region harbors:
- the LOC114378246 gene encoding probable pre-mRNA-splicing factor ATP-dependent RNA helicase DEAH2 isoform X3: MGTERKRKVSLFDVVDDAAAKMSKSNGGAVAANNLINRWNGKPYSQRYHDILEKRKTLPVWHQKEEFLQALKDNQTLILVGETGSGKTTQIPQFVLEAVDIETTDKRRKMMIACTQPRRVAAMSVSRRVAEEMDVSIGEEVGYSIRFEDCSSARTVLKYLTDGMLLREAMTDPLLERYKVIILDEAHERTLATDVLFGLLKEVLRNRPDLKLVVMSATLEAEKFQGYFSGAPLMKVPGRLHPVEIFYTQDPERDYLEAAIRTVVQIHMCEPSGDILVFLTGEEEIEDACRKINKEISNMGDQVGPVKVVPLYSTLPPAMQQKIFEPAPPPVKEGGPPGRKIVVSTNIAETSLTIDGIVYVIDPGFAKQKVYNPRVRVESLLVSPISKASAHQRSGRAGRTQPGKCFRLYTEKSFNNDLQPQTYPEILRSNLANTVLTLKKLGIDDLVHFDFMDPPAPETLMRALEVLNYLGALDDDGNLTKLGQIMSEFPLDPQMSKMLVVSPEFNCSNEILSVSAMLSENGVVSPLCIC, encoded by the exons ATGGGTACGGAGCGGAAGAGGAAGGTGAGCTTGTTCGACGTAGTGGACGACGCTGCCGCCAAGATGTCCAAATCAAACGGCGGCGCCGTCGCCGCCAACAACCTCATTAACCGGTGGAACGGGAAGCCTTATTCGCAGAGGTACCACGACATTTTGGAGAAGAGGAAAACCCTACCGGTGTGGCACCAGAAGGAGGAGTTCTTGCAGGCTTTGAAGGATAACCAGACTCTCATTCTCGTTGGCGAAACCGGTAGCGGCAAAACCACTCAG ATTCCTCAGTTTGTTTTGGAAGCTGTGGATATAGAAACCACTGATAAACGTAGGAAGATGATGATTGCGTGTACTCAGCCTCGTAGAGTGGCTGCAATGTCTGTTTCCAGGCGTGTGGCTGAGGAGATGGATGTGAGTATTGGAGAAGAGGTTGGCTACAGCATCAGATTTGAGGATTGCAGTAGTGCCAGGACAGTTTTGAA GTATCTCACTGATGGTATGCTTTTGAGAGAGGCAATGACGGATCCGCTATTGGAGCGATACAAAGTAATTATTCTGGATGAAGCACATGAGAGGACTTTGGCTACTGATGTGCTATTTGGCCTTCTTAAGGAAGTGCTTAGAAATAGACCTGACTTGAAGTTAGTTGTTATGAGTGCGACACTTGAAGCTGAGAAGTTCCAGGGATATTTTAGCGGGGCCCCTCTTATGAAGGTTCCTGGAAGACTACATCCGGTGGAAATTTTCTATACCCAGGATCCAGAAAGGGATTACTTGGAGGCTGCTATTAGGACAGTTGTGCAGATACACATGTGTGAACCTTCTGGAGATATACTTGTTTTTCTCACTGGAGAGGAAGAGATTGAGGATGCATGCCgcaaaataaacaaagaaattTCCAATATGGGAGACCAGGTGGGCCCTGTGAAAGTGGTGCCCTTGTATTCTACTCTTCCTCCTGCAATGCAGCAGAAGATTTTTGAGCCAGCTCCACCTCCAGTTAAGGAGGGAGGGCCTCCTGGAAGGAAGATTGTGGTATCAACAAACATAGCAGAAACGTCCTTGACAATTGATGGTATAGTCTATGTTATTGACCCTGGATTTGCTAAGCAGAAGGTTTATAACCCTCGAGTCCGTGTTGAGTCTTTGTTGGTGTCTCCAATATCAAAGGCTAGTGCACACCAGAGATCTGGACGTGCTGGAAGAACTCAACCAGGGAAATGTTTTAGACTCTATACTGAAAAAAGTTTCAATAACGATCTTCAGCCGCAGACCTATCCTGAAATTTTGAGATCTAATCTTGCCAACACTGTTCTTACCTTAAAGAAACTTGGTATAGATGACTTAGTGCATTTTGATTTCATGGACCCTCCTGCCCCGGAGACCTTAATGCGTGCATTGGAAGTGTTGAATTACTTGGGTGCACTGGATGACGATGGTAACTTAACAAAGCTGGGCCAGATTATGAGTGAATTTCCACTGGACCCTCAGATGTCAAAGATGCTCGTTGTTAGTCCTGAATTCAACTGTTCAAATGAGATTCTTTCCGTTTCTGCCATGCTATCAG AAAATGGTGTGGTCTCGCCTCTATGCATCTGCTGA
- the LOC114378246 gene encoding probable pre-mRNA-splicing factor ATP-dependent RNA helicase DEAH2 isoform X1, with protein sequence MGTERKRKVSLFDVVDDAAAKMSKSNGGAVAANNLINRWNGKPYSQRYHDILEKRKTLPVWHQKEEFLQALKDNQTLILVGETGSGKTTQIPQFVLEAVDIETTDKRRKMMIACTQPRRVAAMSVSRRVAEEMDVSIGEEVGYSIRFEDCSSARTVLKYLTDGMLLREAMTDPLLERYKVIILDEAHERTLATDVLFGLLKEVLRNRPDLKLVVMSATLEAEKFQGYFSGAPLMKVPGRLHPVEIFYTQDPERDYLEAAIRTVVQIHMCEPSGDILVFLTGEEEIEDACRKINKEISNMGDQVGPVKVVPLYSTLPPAMQQKIFEPAPPPVKEGGPPGRKIVVSTNIAETSLTIDGIVYVIDPGFAKQKVYNPRVRVESLLVSPISKASAHQRSGRAGRTQPGKCFRLYTEKSFNNDLQPQTYPEILRSNLANTVLTLKKLGIDDLVHFDFMDPPAPETLMRALEVLNYLGALDDDGNLTKLGQIMSEFPLDPQMSKMLVVSPEFNCSNEILSVSAMLSVPNCFVRPREAQKAADEAKARFGHIDGDHLTLLNVYHAYKQNNEDPSWCYDNFVNHRALKSADNVRQQLVRIMARFNLKLCSTDFNSRDYYVNIRKAMLAGYFMQVAHLERTGHYLTVKDNQVVHLHPSNCLDHKPEWVIYNEYVLTSRNFIRTVTDIRGEWLVDVAPHYYDLSNFPQCEAKRVLERLYKKREKEKEEARSRK encoded by the exons ATGGGTACGGAGCGGAAGAGGAAGGTGAGCTTGTTCGACGTAGTGGACGACGCTGCCGCCAAGATGTCCAAATCAAACGGCGGCGCCGTCGCCGCCAACAACCTCATTAACCGGTGGAACGGGAAGCCTTATTCGCAGAGGTACCACGACATTTTGGAGAAGAGGAAAACCCTACCGGTGTGGCACCAGAAGGAGGAGTTCTTGCAGGCTTTGAAGGATAACCAGACTCTCATTCTCGTTGGCGAAACCGGTAGCGGCAAAACCACTCAG ATTCCTCAGTTTGTTTTGGAAGCTGTGGATATAGAAACCACTGATAAACGTAGGAAGATGATGATTGCGTGTACTCAGCCTCGTAGAGTGGCTGCAATGTCTGTTTCCAGGCGTGTGGCTGAGGAGATGGATGTGAGTATTGGAGAAGAGGTTGGCTACAGCATCAGATTTGAGGATTGCAGTAGTGCCAGGACAGTTTTGAA GTATCTCACTGATGGTATGCTTTTGAGAGAGGCAATGACGGATCCGCTATTGGAGCGATACAAAGTAATTATTCTGGATGAAGCACATGAGAGGACTTTGGCTACTGATGTGCTATTTGGCCTTCTTAAGGAAGTGCTTAGAAATAGACCTGACTTGAAGTTAGTTGTTATGAGTGCGACACTTGAAGCTGAGAAGTTCCAGGGATATTTTAGCGGGGCCCCTCTTATGAAGGTTCCTGGAAGACTACATCCGGTGGAAATTTTCTATACCCAGGATCCAGAAAGGGATTACTTGGAGGCTGCTATTAGGACAGTTGTGCAGATACACATGTGTGAACCTTCTGGAGATATACTTGTTTTTCTCACTGGAGAGGAAGAGATTGAGGATGCATGCCgcaaaataaacaaagaaattTCCAATATGGGAGACCAGGTGGGCCCTGTGAAAGTGGTGCCCTTGTATTCTACTCTTCCTCCTGCAATGCAGCAGAAGATTTTTGAGCCAGCTCCACCTCCAGTTAAGGAGGGAGGGCCTCCTGGAAGGAAGATTGTGGTATCAACAAACATAGCAGAAACGTCCTTGACAATTGATGGTATAGTCTATGTTATTGACCCTGGATTTGCTAAGCAGAAGGTTTATAACCCTCGAGTCCGTGTTGAGTCTTTGTTGGTGTCTCCAATATCAAAGGCTAGTGCACACCAGAGATCTGGACGTGCTGGAAGAACTCAACCAGGGAAATGTTTTAGACTCTATACTGAAAAAAGTTTCAATAACGATCTTCAGCCGCAGACCTATCCTGAAATTTTGAGATCTAATCTTGCCAACACTGTTCTTACCTTAAAGAAACTTGGTATAGATGACTTAGTGCATTTTGATTTCATGGACCCTCCTGCCCCGGAGACCTTAATGCGTGCATTGGAAGTGTTGAATTACTTGGGTGCACTGGATGACGATGGTAACTTAACAAAGCTGGGCCAGATTATGAGTGAATTTCCACTGGACCCTCAGATGTCAAAGATGCTCGTTGTTAGTCCTGAATTCAACTGTTCAAATGAGATTCTTTCCGTTTCTGCCATGCTATCAG tACCCAATTGCTTTGTCCGGCCTAGGGAGGCACAAAAAGCTGCGGATGAAGCAAAAGCTAGGTTTGGACACATTGATGGGGATCATCTCACGCTCTTGAATGTATACCATGCCTACAAGCAAAATA ATGAGGATCCTTCTTGGTGTTATGATAACTTCGTTAATCATAGGGCATTGAAATCAGCAGACAATGTTAGACAACAACTTGTGCGAATCATGGCTCGGTTTAACCTGAAGTTATGCAGCACTGATTTCAATAGCCGGGACTACTATGTCAACATTAGAAAGGCAATGCTAGCAGGGTATTTTATGCAGGTGGCCCATCTGGAGCGGACAGGACATTACTTGACAGTGAAAGACAACCAG GTGGTGCACTTGCATCCATCAAATTGCCTGGACCACAAGCCGGAGTGGGTAATATATAATGAATATGTTCTTACTAGTCGGAATTTTATTCGAACTGTGACAGATATACGTGGAGAATG GTTAGTGGATGTAGCCCCACATTACTATGATTTGTCGAATTTTCCACAATGTGAAGCTAAGCGTGTTCTTGAGAGGCTTTACAAGAAGCGAgagaaggaaaaggaggaaGCCAGGAGTCGTAAATGA
- the LOC114378266 gene encoding probable glycerol-3-phosphate acyltransferase 3 yields MAKLFRAFFFKSLFFFWYRFLFRQLRNLVRFHRTISNSFSGATTQFNKYLKFPSLIHRSDLNDHTLIFDVENALLKSSSLFPYFMLVAFEAGGLIRAIVLVLLYPFVCVLGKEMGLKIMVMACFFGIKASSFRVGRSVLPKFFLEDVGAEMFEALKKGGKTVGVTNLPHVMVESFLREYLDIDFVVGRELKVFCGYYVGLMDDTKTMHALELVKEGKGCSDMIGITRFRNIRDHDDFFSHCKEVYVVSEADKRSWQKLARERYPRALIFHDGRLALRPTPKESIAMFMWLPYAIILAVIRISLALSLPFTISTPFLVFSGIRLTTTASSAPTGSHNIKQNKGNVGNLYVCNHRTLLDPLYISFSLQNNLTAVTYSLSRMSEILAPIKTVRLTRKRDEDAEMMKRLLGQGDLVVCPEGTTCREPYLLRFSPLFSEMCDEIVPVAVDTHVSMFHGTTAGGLKCLDPFFFLMNPAPVYTVRLLNHVFTNSQLLSSHTSNLYQEAHNSRFQVANRVQTQIGTALAFECTKLTRKDKYLMLAGNEGIVNSNTKCISKSNS; encoded by the exons ATGGCTAAATTGTTCAGAGCGTTTTTCTTCaagtctcttttcttcttttggtaCCGTTTTCTCTTTAGGCAACTCAGGAACCTCGTCCGTTTCCACAGAACCATTAGCAATTCTTTTTCGGGTGCAACAACACAGTTTAACAAATACCTGAAATTCCCCTCTCTAATCCACCGATCAGACCTCAACGATCACACGTTGATCTTTGATGTCGAAAACGCGTTGTTGAAATCCTCTTCTTTGTTCCCATATTTCATGCTCGTGGCCTTTGAGGCAGGGGGGCTTATAAGAGCCATAGTTTTGGTTCTTCTATACCCTTTTGTTTGTGTGCTGGGAAAAGAGATGGGCTTGAAGATAATGGTCATGGCATGCTTCTTTGGGATCAAAGCTTCGAGCTTCAGAGTTGGAAGGTCCGTTCTGCCGAAATTCTTCTTGGAGGACGTTGGTGCAGAAATGTTTGAGGCTCTCAAAAAAGGAGGGAAGACAGTGGGAGTCACCAATCTACCCCATGTGATGGTGGAAAGCTTCTTGAGAGAGTATTTGGACATTGATTTCGTTGTGGGCAGGGAGCTGAAAGTTTTCTGTGGATACTACGTAGGATTGATGGATGACACAAAAACTATGCATGCCTTGGAGCTGGTTAAAGAAGGAAAAGGATGCTCCGACATGATCGGAATCACAAGGTTTCGCAACATACGCGACCATGATGATTTTTTCTCTCATTGCAAG GAAGTGTACGTGGTGTCAGAAGCAGACAAGAGGAGCTGGCAAAAGCTAGCAAGGGAGAGATACCCCAGAGCCCTTATATTTCACGATGGAAGATTGGCCCTAAGACCCACTCCAAAGGAGTCCATAGCGATGTTCATGTGGCTACCGTATGCAATAATCCTCGCTGTTATTCGCATTTCCCTCGCTCTCTCACTCCCATTTACCATCTCAACCCCCTTTTTGGTCTTTAGTGGGATACGTCTCACGACCACAGCATCATCAGCGCCCACAGGCTCCCACAACATTAAACAGAACAAGGGGAATGTCGGTAATCTCTACGTGTGTAACCACAGAACATTATTAGACCCGCTCTACATCTCATTCTCGctacaaaacaacttaaccGCCGTGACCTACAGTTTGAGTAGGATGTCCGAGATCCTGGCCCCAATAAAAACGGTGCGGTTAACCAGAAAGCGCGACGAGGATGCCGAAATGATGAAGAGGTTGCTGGGGCAAGGGGACCTAGTTGTGTGTCCGGAGGGGACCACATGTAGAGAACCGTATTTATTGAGGTTCAGCCCTCTTTTCTCAGAGATGTGCGATGAGATTGTACCCGTTGCAGTTGACACCCACGTTAGTATGTTCCACGGAACCACTGCTGGTGGACTTAAGTGCTTGGACCCGTTCTTCTTCCTCATGAACCCCGCTCCAGTTTACACTGTTCGGCTTCTCAACCATGTCTTCACTAATTCACAATTACTATCATCTCACACCAGTAACCTTTACCAAGAGGCTCATAATTCGAGGTTTCAAGTGGCTAATAGGGTCCAAACACAGATTGGAACCGCGTTGGCGTTTGAGTGCACTAAACTCACACGAAAGGACAAGTACTTGATGTTAGCTGGTaatgaaggcattgttaatTCCAACACCAAATGCATAAGCAAGTCCAACTCTTAG
- the LOC114378246 gene encoding probable pre-mRNA-splicing factor ATP-dependent RNA helicase DEAH2 isoform X2, with translation MGTERKRKVSLFDVVDDAAAKMSKSNGGAVAANNLINRWNGKPYSQRYHDILEKRKTLPVWHQKEEFLQALKDNQTLILVGETGSGKTTQIPQFVLEAVDIETTDKRRKMMIACTQPRRVAAMSVSRRVAEEMDVSIGEEVGYSIRFEDCSSARTVLKYLTDGMLLREAMTDPLLERYKVIILDEAHERTLATDVLFGLLKEVLRNRPDLKLVVMSATLEAEKFQGYFSGAPLMKVPGRLHPVEIFYTQDPERDYLEAAIRTVVQIHMCEPSGDILVFLTGEEEIEDACRKINKEISNMGDQVGPVKVVPLYSTLPPAMQQKIFEPAPPPVKEGGPPGRKIVVSTNIAETSLTIDGIVYVIDPGFAKQKVYNPRVRVESLLVSPISKASAHQRSGRAGRTQPGKCFRLYTEKSFNNDLQPQTYPEILRSNLANTVLTLKKLGIDDLVHFDFMDPPAPETLMRALEVLNYLGALDDDGNLTKLGQIMSEFPLDPQMSKMLVVSPEFNCSNEILSVSAMLSDSCSFSVFSQSLEENGVVSPLCIC, from the exons ATGGGTACGGAGCGGAAGAGGAAGGTGAGCTTGTTCGACGTAGTGGACGACGCTGCCGCCAAGATGTCCAAATCAAACGGCGGCGCCGTCGCCGCCAACAACCTCATTAACCGGTGGAACGGGAAGCCTTATTCGCAGAGGTACCACGACATTTTGGAGAAGAGGAAAACCCTACCGGTGTGGCACCAGAAGGAGGAGTTCTTGCAGGCTTTGAAGGATAACCAGACTCTCATTCTCGTTGGCGAAACCGGTAGCGGCAAAACCACTCAG ATTCCTCAGTTTGTTTTGGAAGCTGTGGATATAGAAACCACTGATAAACGTAGGAAGATGATGATTGCGTGTACTCAGCCTCGTAGAGTGGCTGCAATGTCTGTTTCCAGGCGTGTGGCTGAGGAGATGGATGTGAGTATTGGAGAAGAGGTTGGCTACAGCATCAGATTTGAGGATTGCAGTAGTGCCAGGACAGTTTTGAA GTATCTCACTGATGGTATGCTTTTGAGAGAGGCAATGACGGATCCGCTATTGGAGCGATACAAAGTAATTATTCTGGATGAAGCACATGAGAGGACTTTGGCTACTGATGTGCTATTTGGCCTTCTTAAGGAAGTGCTTAGAAATAGACCTGACTTGAAGTTAGTTGTTATGAGTGCGACACTTGAAGCTGAGAAGTTCCAGGGATATTTTAGCGGGGCCCCTCTTATGAAGGTTCCTGGAAGACTACATCCGGTGGAAATTTTCTATACCCAGGATCCAGAAAGGGATTACTTGGAGGCTGCTATTAGGACAGTTGTGCAGATACACATGTGTGAACCTTCTGGAGATATACTTGTTTTTCTCACTGGAGAGGAAGAGATTGAGGATGCATGCCgcaaaataaacaaagaaattTCCAATATGGGAGACCAGGTGGGCCCTGTGAAAGTGGTGCCCTTGTATTCTACTCTTCCTCCTGCAATGCAGCAGAAGATTTTTGAGCCAGCTCCACCTCCAGTTAAGGAGGGAGGGCCTCCTGGAAGGAAGATTGTGGTATCAACAAACATAGCAGAAACGTCCTTGACAATTGATGGTATAGTCTATGTTATTGACCCTGGATTTGCTAAGCAGAAGGTTTATAACCCTCGAGTCCGTGTTGAGTCTTTGTTGGTGTCTCCAATATCAAAGGCTAGTGCACACCAGAGATCTGGACGTGCTGGAAGAACTCAACCAGGGAAATGTTTTAGACTCTATACTGAAAAAAGTTTCAATAACGATCTTCAGCCGCAGACCTATCCTGAAATTTTGAGATCTAATCTTGCCAACACTGTTCTTACCTTAAAGAAACTTGGTATAGATGACTTAGTGCATTTTGATTTCATGGACCCTCCTGCCCCGGAGACCTTAATGCGTGCATTGGAAGTGTTGAATTACTTGGGTGCACTGGATGACGATGGTAACTTAACAAAGCTGGGCCAGATTATGAGTGAATTTCCACTGGACCCTCAGATGTCAAAGATGCTCGTTGTTAGTCCTGAATTCAACTGTTCAAATGAGATTCTTTCCGTTTCTGCCATGCTATCAG ATAGTTGCAGTTTCTCAGTATTCTCTCAATCTCTTGAAGAAAATGGTGTGGTCTCGCCTCTATGCATCTGCTGA